A portion of the Actomonas aquatica genome contains these proteins:
- the uvrA gene encoding excinuclease ABC subunit UvrA: MQADTHIHIKGAREHNLQNLEVRLPRGKLIVVTGPSGSGKSSLAFDTVYAEGYRKYMESLSTSARQVLEQLPRPDVDFVHGLSPVLAIEQRTAGESPRNTIATVTEVADYARLLWALHGEAHCPKDGGRVVRRSLDDNVARVLAEAAGQRIMVLAPALHAKPSVLRDELPRLRQRGFQRVRLQGEVKQLDEPDLLPSGLPPEELAVDIVVDRLVATVDQRSRLADSLELAFREGQDRAVILAQADRSAPWREIQLSQSLACEICGDVFEKLTPRHFSFNHSQGACTTCGGLGRKLRFVPELVVPDPTKSVHGGALKPWRLGGKNLIIQHNAMLKQLAEQLPFDAKTPWQELPEDTRQTLLHGAGDRLFAFKLKRMRQPRAMPWAGIIPSLEETWRTTDSEGFRARLTTYMISGPCPECKGTRLNARSGAVIVRAGERTLNLPEFFALDVTAAHEVAQDLQARFAKEEALRDVVTGIEQRLRFLGQVGLGYLTLDRDYGSLSGGESQRVRLATQLGMGLMGVIYVLDEPSIGLHPADNDRLLELLRELRDRGNTVLVVEHDEDTMRLADEILELGPGAGSEGGRILFQGTPQELMATSAKQSVSGPYLAKRQKVEKSAVNKVPDGAFLTVREAREHNLRGVDARFPVGLLTCVTGVSGSGKSTLVNDILAAGAAKKLNGAKSVPGLHRHIEHLDFFNKLVQVDQSPIGRSPRSNPATYTKLLDLLRDLFAQVPLAKVRGYKASRFSFNIRGGRCERCQGDGAIKLDMQFMANAYAPCPSCGGQRFNRETLEVLFHGYSIADVLAMTVRDAMDLFRNIPRIMDKLETLAAVGLGYLQLGQSATTLSGGEAQRLKLSLELSKRQQGDTLYILDEPTTGLHWVDIQHLMDLLFKLRDAGNTVIVIEHNLDVINLADWVIDLGPGGGRNGGDIVYAGDRRGIVDEPRSLTGAALRRWAQAPVG, encoded by the coding sequence ATGCAGGCCGACACTCACATCCACATCAAAGGTGCGCGGGAGCACAATCTGCAGAATCTGGAGGTGCGGCTGCCGCGCGGTAAACTGATCGTGGTGACGGGGCCGTCGGGCTCGGGCAAATCGTCGTTGGCCTTCGATACGGTGTATGCGGAGGGCTATCGCAAATACATGGAGTCGCTGTCGACTTCGGCGCGTCAGGTGCTCGAACAACTGCCACGGCCGGATGTGGATTTTGTGCACGGGCTCTCGCCGGTGTTGGCCATCGAGCAACGCACGGCCGGCGAGTCGCCGCGAAATACGATCGCGACGGTGACCGAGGTGGCGGACTACGCGCGGCTGCTGTGGGCGCTGCACGGTGAAGCGCATTGCCCGAAGGACGGCGGTCGGGTGGTGCGGCGCTCGCTCGATGACAATGTCGCGCGAGTGTTGGCCGAGGCGGCGGGGCAACGCATCATGGTGCTGGCGCCGGCGTTGCACGCGAAGCCGAGCGTGTTGCGCGATGAGTTGCCGCGGCTGCGACAACGGGGCTTCCAGCGCGTGCGCTTGCAGGGGGAGGTGAAGCAGCTCGACGAACCCGACCTGTTGCCGAGTGGATTGCCGCCGGAAGAACTCGCCGTCGACATCGTGGTCGATCGCCTCGTCGCGACCGTGGATCAACGCAGTCGTCTGGCCGACTCGCTGGAGCTGGCTTTTCGCGAAGGGCAGGACCGGGCGGTGATTCTGGCTCAGGCCGATCGCAGTGCGCCGTGGCGGGAGATCCAATTGAGCCAATCGCTGGCCTGTGAGATTTGCGGCGACGTATTCGAAAAGCTCACCCCGCGGCATTTTTCCTTCAACCACAGTCAGGGCGCGTGCACGACCTGCGGCGGACTCGGCCGCAAACTGCGCTTCGTGCCGGAACTGGTGGTGCCCGATCCGACCAAGAGCGTGCACGGTGGCGCGCTGAAACCGTGGCGACTCGGCGGCAAGAACCTGATCATTCAGCACAACGCCATGCTCAAGCAGCTGGCGGAGCAGTTGCCGTTCGACGCGAAGACACCGTGGCAGGAGCTGCCGGAGGACACGCGCCAGACGCTGCTGCACGGGGCGGGCGATCGGTTGTTTGCCTTCAAACTCAAACGCATGCGCCAGCCGCGAGCGATGCCATGGGCGGGCATCATCCCGTCGTTGGAAGAGACCTGGCGCACGACCGACAGCGAAGGGTTTCGCGCGCGGCTCACGACTTACATGATCAGCGGTCCTTGTCCGGAGTGCAAAGGCACGCGGCTCAACGCCCGCAGCGGCGCGGTGATCGTGCGAGCAGGCGAGCGAACGCTGAATCTGCCGGAGTTTTTCGCCCTCGATGTGACGGCGGCGCACGAAGTCGCGCAGGATCTGCAGGCGCGTTTCGCCAAGGAGGAAGCGTTGCGGGACGTGGTCACGGGCATCGAGCAACGCCTGCGTTTTCTCGGTCAAGTGGGGCTGGGTTATCTCACGCTCGATCGCGACTACGGCAGTCTCTCCGGCGGTGAATCGCAGCGCGTGCGGCTGGCGACGCAGTTGGGCATGGGCCTGATGGGCGTGATCTACGTGTTGGACGAACCCAGCATCGGCCTGCACCCGGCGGACAACGATCGGCTGCTCGAGCTGCTGCGCGAGCTGCGCGATCGCGGCAACACGGTGTTGGTCGTCGAGCACGACGAAGACACCATGCGACTCGCCGATGAGATCCTTGAACTCGGCCCCGGCGCGGGCAGCGAGGGTGGACGTATCCTCTTTCAGGGCACACCGCAGGAACTCATGGCGACAAGCGCCAAACAAAGTGTGAGCGGCCCCTATCTGGCCAAACGCCAAAAGGTCGAGAAGTCGGCCGTCAACAAGGTGCCCGACGGCGCCTTCCTCACCGTGCGCGAAGCCCGCGAGCACAACCTGCGCGGCGTCGACGCGCGTTTCCCGGTGGGCTTGTTGACCTGCGTGACGGGCGTTTCCGGCTCGGGCAAAAGCACGCTGGTGAACGACATCCTCGCGGCCGGCGCGGCCAAAAAGCTCAACGGCGCGAAGTCCGTGCCGGGCCTGCACCGCCACATCGAGCATCTCGATTTCTTCAACAAACTCGTGCAGGTGGACCAGTCGCCGATCGGGCGCAGTCCGCGGTCGAATCCGGCGACCTACACCAAGTTACTCGACCTCCTGCGCGATCTCTTCGCGCAGGTGCCGCTGGCAAAGGTGCGCGGCTACAAGGCGAGCCGGTTTTCCTTCAACATCCGCGGCGGGCGCTGCGAACGCTGCCAGGGCGACGGCGCCATCAAGCTGGACATGCAGTTCATGGCCAACGCCTACGCGCCGTGTCCGAGTTGCGGCGGGCAACGCTTCAACCGCGAGACGCTCGAGGTGCTCTTCCACGGCTACTCGATCGCCGATGTGTTGGCGATGACGGTGCGCGACGCGATGGACCTGTTCCGCAACATCCCGCGGATCATGGACAAACTGGAGACGCTGGCCGCGGTGGGACTCGGTTACCTGCAGCTCGGCCAGTCGGCCACGACGTTGTCGGGCGGCGAGGCGCAGCGCCTGAAACTCTCGCTGGAGCTCTCGAAGCGCCAGCAAGGCGACACCCTCTACATCCTCGACGAGCCAACCACCGGCCTGCACTGGGTCGACATCCAGCACCTCATGGACCTGCTCTTCAAACTGCGCGACGCCGGCAACACCGTCATCGTGATCGAGCACAATCTGGATGTGATCAATCTGGCCGACTGGGTCATCGATCTGGGGCCGGGGGGCGGGCGCAACGGCGGCGACATCGTCTACGCCGGCGACCGCCGCGGCATCGTGGATGAACCGCGCAGTCTGACGGGAGCGGCGCTGCGGCGTTGGGCGCAAGCGCCTGTGGGGTAG